The following are encoded in a window of Campylobacterota bacterium genomic DNA:
- a CDS encoding HEPN domain-containing protein codes for MPGHKDWFAKAQSDLKMAHKGLRDDDDTLDCVAYHTHQCAEKVLKGFLIFKGNPLERTHDLEYLLKICCESDADFLALKDDVKKLNPFAIHSRYPDDYFDIDRGEAEDAIETAKRVFDFIQMKMKNSI; via the coding sequence ATGCCAGGGCATAAAGATTGGTTTGCTAAGGCACAAAGTGACTTAAAAATGGCACACAAGGGCCTAAGAGACGATGATGATACACTTGATTGCGTTGCCTATCACACTCATCAATGCGCAGAAAAAGTTCTGAAGGGATTTTTAATTTTTAAAGGAAACCCACTAGAGCGTACTCATGATTTAGAATATCTACTAAAGATTTGTTGTGAATCAGATGCTGACTTTCTGGCACTAAAAGATGATGTAAAAAAGCTTAATCCATTTGCGATACATTCTCGTTACCCAGATGATTATTTTGATATCGACAGAGGAGAAGCAGAGGATGCAATCGAAACAGCAAAAAGAGTCTTTGATTTTATTCAGATGAAGATGAAAAATTCTATCTAA
- a CDS encoding nucleotidyltransferase domain-containing protein, with translation MVSNEMIEAVTKKLVSAYNPITIYLFGSHAWGQPDAGSDLDLLIVIDQSDQKIHRRGDAGAEALWELKVPKDLLIYTKDEFAKTTADSSTLCYKIKKEGKVLYARA, from the coding sequence ATGGTATCGAATGAAATGATTGAAGCAGTAACAAAAAAACTTGTTTCGGCATATAATCCCATCACGATATACCTTTTTGGCTCACACGCGTGGGGTCAGCCCGACGCAGGAAGTGACCTAGACTTACTTATTGTGATTGATCAGTCAGACCAAAAAATACACAGAAGAGGTGATGCGGGTGCAGAAGCCTTATGGGAATTAAAAGTCCCAAAAGATCTTTTAATTTATACCAAAGATGAGTTTGCAAAAACAACTGCAGATTCTTCAACGTTGTGTTACAAGATAAAAAAAGAGGGAAAGGTTCTCTATGCCAGGGCATAA